From Streptomyces fungicidicus, one genomic window encodes:
- a CDS encoding LacI family DNA-binding transcriptional regulator encodes MLEQTAANRPTLEAVAARAGVSRATASRVVNGGAGVRQPLVDKVRAAVDELGYVPNHAARSLVTRRHGAVAVVIAEPEFRVFSDPFFAQQLRGISRELTSNDIQLVLLWVENESDHERIARYLAGGHVDGAIAFSLHGDGRLPALITGSKVPTVLGGRPGAEASPALPYVDCDNRGGAREAVRHLVSLGRRTIAHIAGPSDQTSALDRIAGYHDVLVDPDPELLREGHFTEESGARAMAELLDRRPDVDGVFVASDLMALGALRVLHERGRRVPRDVAVVGFDDMETVVRASDPALTTVRQDVEGLGRLSVKLLLKLLNRPAGHVPASVIMPTTLIRRASA; translated from the coding sequence TTGCTCGAGCAGACAGCAGCGAACCGTCCGACGCTGGAGGCTGTCGCTGCGCGGGCGGGCGTATCGCGGGCCACGGCGTCGCGCGTGGTCAACGGTGGCGCCGGCGTGCGTCAGCCGCTGGTCGACAAGGTGCGCGCGGCGGTCGACGAGCTGGGATACGTCCCCAATCACGCGGCACGCTCACTGGTGACCCGTCGGCACGGAGCAGTCGCCGTGGTCATCGCGGAGCCCGAGTTCCGGGTCTTCTCCGACCCGTTCTTCGCCCAGCAGCTTCGGGGAATCAGCCGTGAACTGACCTCCAACGACATCCAGCTGGTGCTGCTGTGGGTGGAGAACGAGTCCGATCACGAGCGGATCGCCCGGTATCTCGCCGGCGGCCACGTCGACGGGGCGATCGCCTTCTCCCTGCACGGCGACGGCCGTCTGCCTGCGCTGATCACCGGGAGCAAGGTACCCACGGTCCTCGGCGGCCGGCCGGGGGCGGAAGCAAGCCCAGCCCTGCCGTACGTCGACTGCGACAACCGGGGCGGCGCGCGGGAGGCCGTGCGCCACCTGGTCTCGTTGGGGCGCCGCACCATCGCGCACATCGCGGGACCGAGCGACCAGACCTCGGCGCTGGACCGGATCGCCGGCTACCACGACGTGCTGGTCGATCCCGACCCGGAGCTGCTGCGCGAAGGCCACTTCACCGAGGAGAGCGGCGCGCGGGCCATGGCCGAGCTGCTCGACCGGCGGCCCGACGTCGACGGCGTCTTCGTGGCCAGCGATCTGATGGCCCTGGGCGCTCTGCGGGTGCTCCACGAACGGGGCCGGCGTGTGCCGCGGGACGTGGCCGTGGTCGGCTTCGACGACATGGAGACGGTGGTGCGCGCAAGTGACCCGGCGCTCACCACGGTCCGCCAGGACGTCGAAGGTCTGGGCAGGCTGTCGGTGAAGTTGCTGCTCAAGCTGCTGAACCGGCCGGCCGGCCACGTCCCCGCGTCAGTGATCATGCCGACGACCCTGATCCGGCGCGCCTCGGCGTGA
- a CDS encoding ABC transporter substrate-binding protein, which yields MPTARAARRAVARLGAVVLTGALLAACGGSSDSDSADGGNGKITVTVDLFGSFGYKEAGLYAEYEKLHPNVTIKQTDTEDEADYWKSLQTRLAGGGGLADVQGIEVGRIATVTQQQSDKFEDLKKYGAESLKGQFAEAKWAAATGRSGEVLGLGTDVGPEAMCYRTDLLKKAGLPTDREELAQRWSSWDGYLELGKKYKAKAPGKSAWLDSVGSLYSIMIGQQKERYYSASGELIWDENPALLEAWDRSVEAAESGLSAELDQWSPQWNQAFAAGSFATIPCPAWMLGYIKGQAGDAGQGKWDIAKLPGGAGNWGGSYLAVPRAAEHKKEAYELIKWLTAPEQQEKLFREVGNFPSSTGAIDKVADTTDPYFSDAPIGRIFGDAAKAAPVQVLGLHDQSIAQQITNALSEVERKGTDPDKAWKNASKGVANTLG from the coding sequence ATGCCCACAGCCCGTGCCGCACGAAGAGCCGTCGCCCGACTGGGGGCGGTCGTCCTGACCGGGGCTCTGCTCGCCGCCTGCGGAGGTTCGTCCGACTCCGACTCCGCCGACGGCGGCAACGGCAAGATCACCGTCACCGTGGACCTCTTCGGCTCCTTCGGCTACAAGGAGGCCGGGCTCTACGCGGAGTACGAGAAGCTGCACCCGAACGTCACGATCAAGCAGACGGACACCGAGGACGAGGCCGACTACTGGAAGTCGCTCCAGACCCGCCTCGCGGGCGGCGGTGGCCTCGCGGACGTGCAGGGCATCGAGGTGGGCCGGATCGCCACCGTCACCCAGCAGCAGTCCGACAAGTTCGAGGACCTCAAGAAGTACGGCGCGGAGTCGCTCAAGGGGCAGTTCGCCGAGGCCAAGTGGGCCGCCGCCACGGGCCGGAGCGGAGAGGTCCTCGGGCTCGGGACGGACGTCGGCCCCGAGGCCATGTGCTACCGCACCGACCTGCTGAAGAAGGCCGGGCTGCCCACCGACCGCGAGGAGCTCGCACAGCGCTGGTCCAGCTGGGACGGCTACCTGGAACTCGGCAAGAAGTACAAGGCGAAGGCCCCCGGCAAGAGCGCCTGGCTCGACAGCGTCGGCAGTCTCTACTCGATCATGATCGGGCAGCAGAAGGAGCGGTACTACAGCGCGTCCGGAGAGCTGATCTGGGACGAGAACCCCGCCCTGCTCGAGGCGTGGGACCGCTCCGTGGAGGCGGCGGAGAGCGGACTGAGCGCCGAGCTCGACCAGTGGTCGCCGCAGTGGAACCAGGCCTTCGCCGCCGGCTCCTTCGCCACCATCCCGTGCCCCGCCTGGATGCTCGGCTACATCAAGGGCCAGGCCGGTGACGCGGGCCAGGGCAAGTGGGACATCGCCAAGCTGCCCGGCGGTGCCGGCAACTGGGGCGGCTCGTACCTCGCGGTCCCGCGCGCCGCCGAGCACAAGAAGGAGGCGTACGAGCTCATCAAGTGGCTCACCGCTCCCGAGCAGCAGGAGAAGCTCTTCCGCGAGGTGGGCAACTTCCCCTCCAGCACCGGTGCCATCGACAAGGTCGCCGACACCACGGACCCGTACTTCTCCGACGCCCCGATCGGCAGGATCTTCGGTGACGCGGCCAAGGCGGCGCCCGTGCAGGTCCTGGGTCTGCACGACCAGAGCATCGCTCAGCAGATCACCAACGCGCTGAGCGAGGTGGAGCGCAAGGGCACGGATCCCGACAAGGCCTGGAAGAACGCCTCGAAGGGCGTCGCCAACACCCTCGGCTGA
- a CDS encoding carbohydrate ABC transporter permease, whose amino-acid sequence MSPYAYIAPFFTLFAAFGLFPLIYTAFVSLYRVELQTPGDMEWRGLDNYTALFTDDFFWTSLRNTFTIGVISTVPQLVMALGLAHLLNYRLRARTFLRTAMLLPYATSVAAATLVFAQLFGRDFGLINYVAGLVGIGPIDWQTGTVASQIAVSTIVIWRWTGYNALIYLAGMQSIPQELYEAAEMDGASKWSQFFHVTLPGLRPTIVFTVIVSTIGATQLFGEPLLFEGSISGGISHQYQTLGLYMYEQGWGFFHLGRAAAIAWVMFLLIVVVVGVNALLAYRRTRKEAVR is encoded by the coding sequence ATGTCGCCCTACGCCTACATCGCGCCGTTCTTCACCCTGTTCGCCGCCTTCGGCCTCTTCCCGCTGATCTACACGGCGTTCGTGTCCCTGTACCGGGTCGAGCTGCAGACCCCGGGTGACATGGAATGGCGAGGGCTGGACAACTACACGGCCCTGTTCACCGACGACTTCTTCTGGACCTCGCTGCGCAACACCTTCACCATCGGCGTCATCTCCACGGTTCCCCAGCTGGTCATGGCCCTCGGGCTCGCCCACCTGCTCAACTACCGGCTGCGCGCACGGACTTTCCTGCGCACGGCGATGCTGCTGCCGTACGCGACCTCCGTGGCCGCGGCCACCCTGGTGTTCGCACAGCTCTTCGGCCGGGACTTCGGCCTGATCAACTATGTCGCCGGGCTCGTCGGCATCGGCCCGATCGACTGGCAGACCGGCACGGTCGCCTCCCAGATCGCCGTCTCCACCATCGTCATCTGGCGGTGGACCGGATACAACGCCCTGATCTACCTGGCGGGCATGCAGTCCATCCCGCAAGAGCTGTACGAGGCCGCGGAGATGGACGGGGCATCGAAGTGGAGCCAGTTCTTCCACGTGACCCTGCCGGGACTGCGTCCGACGATCGTGTTCACCGTGATCGTCTCCACGATCGGGGCGACGCAGCTGTTCGGCGAGCCGCTGCTGTTCGAGGGGTCGATCTCGGGCGGCATCTCGCACCAGTACCAGACGCTCGGCCTGTACATGTACGAACAGGGCTGGGGCTTCTTCCACCTGGGCCGGGCCGCGGCCATCGCCTGGGTCATGTTCCTGCTCATCGTGGTGGTCGTGGGGGTCAACGCCCTGCTCGCGTACCGTCGTACCCGCAAGGAGGCCGTGCGATGA
- a CDS encoding carbohydrate ABC transporter permease, with translation MTTLADPPVTPPAHREPPVRRRGRKSRAGRTNHAGKLTYAILTVAVLVSAFPFYWTIVAASRSNADLAQVPPSLLPGPNLLRNFEAVLEEADIGKALLNSFIVSGSITVGTVLCCTLAGFAFAKLRFRGRGALLAITVGTMMIPPQLGVIPLFMLIAELQWVNQLQAVILPGLVSAFGVFFMRQYLVQSLPDELIEAARVDGASTARIFWSIVVPVARPGMSVLGLLTFMAAWNDFFWPIVALSSSEPTVQVALRQLGGGYVHDQSVIMAGTLLGTLPVLLVFGLLGRQIVGGIMQGAVKG, from the coding sequence ATGACCACACTCGCCGACCCGCCGGTCACACCTCCCGCCCACCGGGAGCCGCCGGTCCGCCGCCGGGGACGGAAGTCCCGCGCCGGACGCACCAACCACGCCGGCAAGCTCACGTACGCGATCCTGACCGTCGCCGTCCTGGTCTCCGCCTTCCCGTTCTACTGGACCATCGTGGCGGCCAGCCGCTCCAATGCCGACCTCGCCCAGGTCCCGCCGTCACTCCTGCCCGGCCCGAACCTGCTGCGCAACTTCGAGGCGGTGCTGGAGGAGGCGGACATCGGCAAGGCCCTGCTGAACTCCTTCATCGTGTCCGGCTCGATCACCGTCGGCACCGTGCTGTGCTGCACCCTCGCGGGCTTCGCCTTCGCCAAGCTGCGCTTCCGCGGACGCGGCGCGCTGCTCGCGATCACCGTGGGCACGATGATGATCCCTCCGCAGCTGGGCGTCATCCCGCTGTTCATGCTGATCGCCGAACTGCAATGGGTGAACCAGCTCCAGGCCGTCATCCTCCCCGGCCTGGTGTCCGCGTTCGGTGTGTTCTTCATGCGCCAGTACCTGGTGCAGTCGCTGCCTGACGAGCTCATCGAGGCGGCACGGGTCGACGGCGCGTCCACCGCAAGGATCTTCTGGTCCATCGTGGTGCCGGTCGCCCGGCCGGGCATGTCCGTGCTGGGCCTGCTGACCTTCATGGCCGCGTGGAACGACTTCTTCTGGCCCATCGTCGCCCTGTCCTCGTCCGAACCGACCGTGCAGGTGGCCCTGCGCCAGCTCGGCGGGGGTTACGTCCACGACCAGTCCGTGATCATGGCCGGCACGCTCCTCGGCACACTTCCGGTGCTGCTGGTCTTCGGCCTCCTGGGCCGGCAGATCGTCGGCGGCATCATGCAGGGAGCCGTCAAGGGCTGA
- a CDS encoding GH1 family beta-glucosidase yields MTVLETLTDDTTVLRFPNGFRWGTATAAYQIEGAAAEDGRSPSIWDTFSRAPGKVRNGDTGDIAADHYHRMHEDVALMRRLGLTDYRFSIAWPRVQPTGRGPAVQKGLDFYRRLADALLDAGIRPVATLYHWDLPQELENAGGWPERETAQRFADYAALVADALGDRIGTWTTLNEPWCAAFLGYGNGVHAPGRTSPLDSLRAAHHLNLAHGAAVRVLRDALPPASHLSLTLNLHALRPLTRSAEDLDAVRRIDAVANRVFLDPVFHGRLPEDLVQDTAGITDWSFVRDGDLAISSTPIDSLGINYYSPTVVAAGRSESPSPWAGAERHVRFLPAPGPRTAMDWPVDADGLYELLIRLRDDLPGLPVMITENGAAYDDYADPSGQVHDPERIAYLHRHLTAVHRAIEEGADVRGYFLWSLLDNFEWAYGYSKRFGIVYVDFATQRRIPKKSADWYADVIARKGVEVTRQNA; encoded by the coding sequence ATGACCGTACTTGAGACACTCACCGACGACACGACCGTCCTCCGGTTCCCGAACGGTTTCCGATGGGGCACCGCCACGGCCGCCTACCAGATCGAGGGCGCCGCAGCCGAGGACGGCCGCTCTCCCTCGATCTGGGACACCTTCAGCCGCGCCCCGGGCAAGGTCCGCAACGGCGACACCGGCGACATCGCCGCCGACCACTACCACCGTATGCACGAGGACGTCGCCCTCATGCGCCGCCTCGGGCTGACCGACTACCGGTTCTCCATCGCCTGGCCCCGCGTCCAGCCGACCGGTCGCGGGCCGGCCGTGCAGAAGGGCCTCGACTTCTACCGGCGGCTCGCCGACGCGCTCCTGGACGCCGGTATCCGCCCGGTCGCCACGCTCTACCACTGGGACCTGCCCCAGGAGCTGGAGAACGCGGGCGGCTGGCCCGAGCGGGAGACCGCCCAGCGCTTCGCCGACTACGCCGCCCTCGTGGCCGACGCGCTCGGCGACCGGATCGGGACCTGGACGACCCTCAACGAGCCGTGGTGCGCCGCCTTCCTCGGATACGGGAACGGAGTGCACGCCCCCGGCCGCACCAGCCCGCTGGACAGCCTGCGCGCGGCCCACCACCTCAACCTCGCCCACGGCGCCGCCGTGCGCGTGCTGCGTGACGCCCTGCCGCCCGCCTCGCATCTGTCCCTGACGCTCAACCTGCACGCCCTGCGCCCGCTCACCCGGTCGGCCGAGGATCTGGACGCGGTCCGACGGATCGACGCCGTCGCCAATCGCGTCTTCCTCGACCCCGTCTTCCACGGGCGCCTTCCGGAGGACCTGGTCCAGGACACGGCGGGGATCACCGACTGGTCGTTCGTGCGGGACGGTGACCTCGCCATCAGCTCGACGCCGATCGACTCGCTCGGCATCAACTACTACTCCCCCACCGTCGTCGCCGCCGGCAGGTCGGAGTCGCCGTCCCCCTGGGCCGGCGCGGAACGCCACGTCCGGTTCCTGCCCGCACCGGGTCCCCGGACCGCCATGGACTGGCCCGTGGACGCCGACGGACTGTACGAGCTGCTGATCCGGCTGCGCGACGACCTCCCGGGCCTCCCCGTGATGATCACCGAGAACGGCGCGGCGTACGACGACTACGCCGACCCGTCGGGGCAGGTCCACGATCCGGAACGGATCGCCTACCTGCACCGCCACCTCACCGCCGTGCACCGGGCGATCGAAGAGGGTGCCGACGTGCGGGGCTACTTCCTGTGGTCGCTGCTGGACAACTTCGAATGGGCCTACGGCTACAGCAAGCGGTTCGGCATCGTGTACGTCGACTTCGCCACGCAGCGGCGCATTCCGAAGAAGAGCGCGGATTGGTACGCGGACGTCATCGCACGCAAGGGAGTGGAGGTCACCCGGCAGAACGCGTGA
- a CDS encoding type III effector protein, with protein MAAAGEPAPSRDDARSPASFLAAAAALETIDGALRAARHDGIVGPGDRGADPEQALASLLLLRQVREQLAGWETGLIETARRAGASWAELAHPLGVASRQAAERRYLRGRPGPAGSTGEQRVQATRERRAADRTLAVWARRNAADLRRVAAHITTLTDLPTGARLPVGQLDEALAQDDPAALLRPLKAARPHLTKAHPDLAARLDALTDSARATLAPADGPETGTAG; from the coding sequence ATGGCAGCAGCCGGCGAGCCGGCCCCTTCCCGAGACGATGCGCGGAGTCCGGCTTCATTTCTCGCTGCGGCGGCAGCCCTGGAGACCATCGACGGCGCCCTGCGCGCCGCGCGGCACGATGGCATCGTCGGCCCGGGCGACAGGGGTGCCGACCCGGAACAGGCCCTGGCCTCCCTCCTGCTGCTGCGGCAGGTGCGCGAGCAGCTGGCCGGCTGGGAGACCGGCCTGATCGAGACCGCGCGCCGCGCGGGCGCCAGTTGGGCCGAACTCGCCCACCCGCTCGGCGTCGCCAGCCGCCAAGCCGCCGAACGGCGCTACCTTCGAGGCAGGCCCGGTCCCGCCGGAAGTACGGGCGAGCAACGCGTCCAGGCCACCCGTGAACGCCGCGCCGCCGACCGCACCCTCGCCGTCTGGGCCCGCCGTAACGCAGCCGACCTGCGCCGCGTCGCCGCCCACATCACCACTCTCACCGACCTCCCCACCGGTGCCCGCCTGCCCGTCGGCCAACTCGATGAGGCCCTCGCCCAGGATGATCCCGCCGCTCTCCTCCGTCCCCTGAAGGCGGCCCGCCCCCACCTGACGAAGGCCCACCCCGATCTGGCCGCCCGACTCGACGCCCTCACCGACTCCGCCCGGGCCACGCTCGCGCCCGCCGACGGGCCCGAAACCGGTACCGCCGGTTGA
- a CDS encoding Hsp20/alpha crystallin family protein produces MLMRTDPFRELDRLAQHLTGPATWSRPSAMAMDAYREGHEYVVAFDLPGVSPEAIDIDVERNMLTVKAERRPLAKADDVQMELSERPLGVFSRQIVLADTLDTDQIKADYEAGVLTLRIPIAERAKPRKIAIGGGSDRKELSG; encoded by the coding sequence ATGTTGATGCGCACCGACCCCTTCCGTGAGCTCGACCGTCTGGCCCAGCATCTGACGGGCCCGGCCACCTGGTCACGGCCGTCCGCGATGGCGATGGACGCCTACCGCGAGGGCCACGAGTACGTGGTCGCCTTCGACCTTCCCGGAGTCAGCCCGGAGGCGATCGACATCGACGTCGAGCGGAACATGCTGACGGTCAAGGCCGAGCGACGCCCCCTGGCGAAGGCCGACGACGTGCAGATGGAACTCTCCGAGCGTCCGCTGGGAGTCTTCTCCCGCCAGATCGTGCTGGCCGACACGCTGGACACCGATCAGATCAAGGCCGACTACGAGGCGGGGGTGCTCACCCTGCGCATCCCGATCGCCGAGCGCGCCAAGCCACGCAAGATCGCCATCGGCGGAGGATCCGACCGCAAGGAGCTCTCCGGCTGA
- a CDS encoding DUF2267 domain-containing protein, translating into MSDQRAPLQHLPAMTFEQMLERVRYEGAYPTRERAEEAVRLVIAGLGRQLTGGERVELAARLPREAALVLTGQIPSPQPLTGWAFVEDLATRSGATPATTRWDTGSVLATVAASAGPELLTRILRRLPTGYALLFGRAELTQAA; encoded by the coding sequence ATGTCCGACCAGCGCGCTCCACTCCAGCACCTGCCGGCTATGACGTTCGAGCAGATGCTGGAGAGGGTCCGCTACGAAGGCGCCTACCCCACCCGGGAGAGAGCCGAGGAAGCGGTCCGCCTCGTCATTGCGGGACTCGGACGCCAACTGACCGGCGGGGAACGCGTCGAACTGGCCGCCCGCCTGCCCAGGGAGGCCGCACTCGTCCTCACCGGACAAATCCCCAGCCCGCAGCCGCTCACCGGCTGGGCCTTCGTCGAAGACCTCGCCACCCGCAGCGGAGCCACTCCGGCCACCACCCGCTGGGACACCGGCTCCGTCCTCGCCACCGTCGCCGCCTCGGCCGGCCCGGAACTACTGACCCGCATCCTGCGCCGACTCCCCACCGGTTACGCCCTCCTGTTCGGCCGCGCCGAACTCACCCAAGCCGCCTGA
- a CDS encoding GNAT family N-acetyltransferase yields the protein MEPVTIETDRLLLRAFTSADVDAVHRACQDDDIQFYTPVPVPYRRADAEKLVHEKLPSQWAEDRDYTLGAFRKDTGALVGSYCLTLVSRGVWELGYWAVKEQRGQGFSVEAARAVCDWGWTTLEVHRIEWWAMVGNTGSRAVAERLGFTVEGTLRSRGIANDGKPHDWWVGGLLRP from the coding sequence ATGGAGCCGGTGACGATTGAGACCGACCGTCTGTTGCTGCGAGCCTTCACCTCTGCCGACGTGGACGCGGTGCACAGAGCCTGCCAGGACGACGACATCCAGTTCTACACGCCGGTGCCCGTGCCGTACCGGCGTGCGGACGCGGAGAAGCTCGTCCACGAGAAGTTGCCCTCCCAGTGGGCCGAGGACAGGGACTACACACTCGGTGCGTTCCGCAAGGACACCGGCGCCCTGGTCGGCTCGTACTGCCTGACCCTCGTCAGTCGCGGCGTCTGGGAGCTGGGCTACTGGGCGGTCAAGGAGCAGCGCGGCCAGGGCTTCTCGGTGGAGGCGGCGCGGGCGGTGTGCGACTGGGGCTGGACCACGCTCGAGGTGCACCGGATCGAGTGGTGGGCCATGGTCGGGAACACCGGCTCGCGCGCCGTCGCCGAGAGACTCGGCTTCACCGTAGAGGGGACCCTGCGCAGTCGTGGCATCGCCAACGACGGCAAGCCGCATGACTGGTGGGTGGGCGGACTGCTGAGGCCCTGA
- a CDS encoding class I SAM-dependent methyltransferase has translation MSDDIAAGSPASDTSLPGDGYLGDPSVRAEWDARYADRQQLWSGRPNGALVAEVAGLVPGRVLDVGCGEGADAVWLARSGWDVTALEVSGVALERAAGHARDAGVAIRWVHAALTEAALPPASFDLVSAQYPALLRTPDAAAERALLAAVAPGGVLLLVHHAGMETQQTHDSGFDPADYVWPSMVTALLDDDWKIEVNEQRPRVAPDGGAGAHHTDDLVLRARRLRAVR, from the coding sequence ATGAGCGACGACATCGCGGCGGGATCGCCCGCGTCCGACACTTCCTTGCCCGGCGACGGATACCTCGGAGACCCCTCGGTACGGGCGGAGTGGGACGCCCGGTATGCCGACCGGCAGCAGCTGTGGAGCGGCCGGCCCAACGGCGCGCTCGTGGCCGAGGTCGCCGGTCTCGTACCCGGACGGGTGCTCGACGTCGGCTGCGGCGAGGGCGCGGACGCCGTCTGGCTCGCGCGCAGCGGCTGGGACGTGACCGCGCTCGAGGTTTCGGGCGTGGCGCTGGAGCGGGCGGCCGGGCACGCCCGGGACGCGGGCGTCGCCATTCGCTGGGTGCACGCTGCACTGACGGAAGCGGCGCTCCCGCCGGCCTCCTTCGACCTGGTCTCCGCGCAGTACCCCGCCCTGCTGCGCACCCCCGACGCCGCAGCCGAGCGGGCGCTGCTCGCGGCCGTCGCACCCGGCGGCGTGCTGCTGCTCGTACACCATGCGGGGATGGAGACCCAGCAGACACACGACAGTGGCTTCGACCCGGCTGACTACGTCTGGCCCTCGATGGTCACCGCCCTGCTCGACGACGACTGGAAGATCGAGGTGAACGAACAGCGTCCACGGGTAGCCCCCGACGGCGGCGCCGGCGCGCACCATACCGACGACCTCGTGCTGCGCGCGCGACGGCTGCGTGCGGTTCGATGA
- a CDS encoding TetR/AcrR family transcriptional regulator, giving the protein MGTTERPRRIAMTPAARRVLEAAAGLFYERGIHAVGVDLIAAEAGVTKKTLYDRFGSKEQIVVEYLADRDERWRAFLAQCIDTAQATPEARVLAVFDASRAWSAKNSSKGCGMVNAHAEISDPSHPAHRIITGQKQWMLTLFTDLAGDITPDGVGALGQALMLLHEGALVAHGLNIFADPFGHAREQAQALLAATGDSPAKR; this is encoded by the coding sequence ATGGGCACTACCGAGAGGCCGCGACGGATCGCGATGACGCCTGCCGCACGCCGCGTCCTGGAGGCCGCCGCGGGGCTGTTCTACGAACGCGGCATCCATGCCGTCGGGGTGGACCTGATCGCCGCCGAGGCCGGGGTGACGAAGAAGACCCTCTACGACCGGTTCGGTTCCAAGGAGCAGATCGTCGTGGAGTACCTCGCGGATCGTGATGAACGCTGGCGGGCCTTCCTCGCCCAGTGCATCGACACCGCTCAGGCGACACCGGAGGCGCGCGTCCTGGCCGTCTTCGACGCCTCACGCGCGTGGTCGGCGAAGAACAGTTCCAAGGGGTGCGGCATGGTCAACGCCCACGCCGAGATCAGCGATCCGTCCCACCCGGCCCACCGGATCATCACCGGGCAGAAGCAGTGGATGCTCACCCTCTTCACCGACCTCGCCGGGGACATCACCCCGGACGGGGTCGGCGCCCTGGGCCAGGCACTCATGCTGCTTCACGAGGGAGCGCTCGTCGCCCACGGCCTGAACATCTTCGCGGACCCCTTCGGCCATGCCCGGGAACAGGCGCAGGCTCTCCTTGCCGCCACAGGGGACTCCCCGGCGAAGCGGTGA
- a CDS encoding DMT family transporter: MNILLSIAFVICWSSGFIGAKLGAGSASAVTILMWRFLPLAVALVVIASVSRTAWRDLAPRDVARQAMIGTLSQSGYLLTVYCAIQLGVSSGTTALIDGVQPLVAGALAGPLLRQHISRKQWLGLCLGVSGVAIVTMADAAAGTGAAWWAYLIPFLGMFSLVAATFLESRSRVRVEPAVSLTVHCATSAVIFTALAVSAGAAEPPAELSFWAAIAWLVALSTFGGYGLYWLILRRSGVTKVNTLMFLMAPVTAVWGALAFGETFGPHTAFGLAVGLAAVVIVHRGDTSSTRVRTRDTDTGEAARPAKYGA, encoded by the coding sequence GTGAACATCCTGCTCTCGATCGCCTTCGTGATCTGCTGGAGTTCCGGGTTCATAGGAGCCAAGCTCGGCGCGGGCAGTGCGTCCGCGGTCACGATCCTGATGTGGCGGTTCCTGCCGCTGGCCGTCGCCCTGGTCGTCATTGCCTCCGTCTCCAGAACGGCGTGGCGGGACCTCGCACCGCGGGATGTGGCCCGGCAGGCCATGATCGGCACGCTGTCACAGAGCGGCTACCTGCTCACCGTCTACTGTGCGATCCAACTCGGGGTCTCCAGCGGCACCACAGCCCTGATCGACGGCGTCCAGCCCCTCGTCGCCGGGGCACTTGCCGGACCGTTGTTGCGTCAACACATCTCGCGCAAGCAGTGGCTCGGCCTGTGCCTGGGAGTGAGCGGCGTCGCCATCGTCACCATGGCCGATGCCGCGGCCGGCACCGGTGCGGCCTGGTGGGCCTATCTCATCCCTTTCCTCGGCATGTTCTCGCTGGTAGCGGCCACGTTCCTCGAAAGCCGCTCCCGCGTACGGGTCGAGCCCGCGGTGTCGCTGACCGTCCACTGCGCCACCAGTGCCGTCATCTTCACGGCCCTTGCCGTGAGCGCCGGAGCCGCGGAGCCGCCCGCCGAGCTCTCGTTCTGGGCCGCGATCGCCTGGCTCGTAGCCTTGTCGACCTTTGGCGGATACGGGCTGTACTGGCTCATCCTGAGGCGCTCCGGAGTGACCAAGGTCAACACGCTCATGTTCCTCATGGCCCCGGTCACCGCGGTCTGGGGAGCCCTCGCGTTCGGCGAGACATTCGGTCCGCACACCGCTTTCGGCCTGGCCGTCGGCCTCGCAGCAGTCGTCATCGTCCATCGCGGTGACACCTCATCCACCAGGGTGCGCACACGGGACACGGACACGGGCGAGGCCGCCAGGCCGGCCAAGTACGGCGCCTGA